The following are encoded in a window of Oncorhynchus mykiss isolate Arlee chromosome Y, USDA_OmykA_1.1, whole genome shotgun sequence genomic DNA:
- the LOC110510077 gene encoding V-type proton ATPase catalytic subunit A, with the protein MDTSKLPKIRDEERESEFGYVHGVSGPVVTATAMAGAAMYELVRVGHSELVGEIIRLEGDMATIQVYEETSGVSVGDPVLRTGKPLSVELGPGIMGSIFDGIQRPLKDINDLTQSIYIPRGVNIGALNRDLKWEFTPGQSLRTGSHITGGDIYGTVFENSLIKHKLMLPPRSRGTVTYVAPPGNYDVNDVVLELEFEGLKEKFTMIQVWPVRQIRPVTEKLPANHPLLTGQRVLDALFPCVQGGTTAIPGAFGCGKTVISQSLSKYSNSDVIIYVGCGERGNEMSEVLRDFPELTMEVDGKVESIMKRTALVANTSNMPVAAREASIYTGITLSEYFRDMGYNVSMMADSTSRWAEALREISGRLAEMPADSGYPAYLGARLASFYERAGRVKCLGNPEREGSVSIVGAVSPPGGDFSDPVTSATLGIVQVFWGLDKKLAQRKHFPSVNWLISYSKYTRALDEYYDKHFPEFVPLRTKAKEILQEEEDLAEIVQLVGKASLAETDKITLEVAKLLKDDFLQQNGYTPYDRFCPFYKTVGILSNTIAFYDLARHAVETTAQSDNKITWSMIREHMGEILYRLSSMKFKDPVKEGEAKIKADYSQLLEDMQNAFRTLED; encoded by the exons atgGACACTTCCAAGCTTCCTAAGATCCGTGATGAAGAGCGGGAAAGCGAGTTTGGATATGTGCATGGAGTTTCTGGTCCAG TGGTGACGGCCACCGCCATGGCAGGAGCGGCCATGTACGAGCTGGTGCGTGTGGGTCACAGTGAGCTGGTGGGAGAGATCATCAGGCTGGAGGGAGACATGGCAACCATTCAGGTCTACGAGGAGACCT CTGGTGTGTCTGTCGGAGACCCTGTCCTTCGGACAGGAAAGCCCCTGTCTGTAGAGTTGGGTCCGGGAATCATGGGGTCCATTTTTGATGGCATCCAGCGGCCCCTCAAAGACATCAATGACCTCACTCAAAGCATTTACATCCCTAGAGGAGTCAACATTGGAGCCCTCAACCGTGACCTCAAGTGGGAGTTTACACCTGGCCAGAGTCTTAGG ACTGGCAGTCACATAACAGGTGGGGATATCTATGGCACGGTCTTTGAGAACTCGCTGATCAAACACAAGTTGATGCTGCCTCCCCGGAGCAGAGGCACTGTCACCTACGTGGCCCCACCTGGAAACTATGATGTCAAT GATGTGGTGCTGGAACTGGAGTTTGAGGGTTTGAAAGAGAAGTTTACCATGATCCAGGTCTGGCCAGTGCGACAGATTCGCCCGGTCACAGAGAAGCTACCTGCCAATCACCCCCTGCTCACCGGCCAGAGAGTGTTGGATGCCCTCTTCCC GTGTGTCCAGGGTGGTACTACTGCTATCCCAGGAGCCTTCGGTTGTGGCAAGACTGTGATCTCACAGTCCCTGTCCAAGTATTCCAACAGTGATGTCATCATCTATGTGGGCTGTGGAGAGCGTGGAAATGAGATGTCTGAAGTGTTGAGAGATTTCCCTGAG CTTACAATGGAAGTGGATGGAAAGGTTGAAAGTATCATGAAGAGAACAGCTCTAGTGGCCAATACTTCCAACATGCCTGTCGCTGCTAGAGAGGCCTCTATTTACACAG GAATCACTCTGTCTGAGTACTTCAGAGACATGGGCTACAACGTCAGCATGATGGCCGACTCCACCTCCCGGTGGGCCGAGGCTCTCAGGGAGATCTCAGGACGATTGGCTGAGATGCCTGCTG ACAGCGGGTACCCTGCCTACCTGGGAGCCAGACTGGCCTCCTTCTATGAGCGTGCTGGCAGGGTTAAGTGCCTGggtaacccagagagagagggcagcgtCAGCATTGTTGGAGC TGTGTCTCCCCCTGGTGGAGACTTCTCTGATCCTGTGACTTCGGCTACACTGGGTATTGTACAG gTGTTCTGGGGTCTAGATAAGAAGCTGGCTCAGAGAAAGCATTTCCCGTCAGTCAACTGGCTGATCAGCTACAGCAAGTACACACGGGCGCTGGACGAGTACTACGACAAGCACTTCCCTGAGTTTGTGCCGCTTCGCACCAAGGCCAAGGAGATCctgcaggaggaggaggatttgGCTGAGATTGTACAGCTTGTAGGCAAG GCATCTCTCGCTGAGACCGACAAAATCACATTGGAGGTTGCTAAACTACTCAAGGATGACTTCCTGCAGCAGAATGGCTATACTCCGTATGACAG GTTCTGCCCTTTCTACAAAACGGTGGGCATCCTTTCCAACACAATTGCGTTCTATGACTTGGCGCGACATGCAGTGGAGACCACGGCTCAGAGTGACAACAAGATCACCTGGTCCATGATCCGGGAGCACATGGGAGAGATCCTCTACAGACTCAGCTCTATGAAGTTCAAG GATCCAGTGAAGGAGGGCGAGGCCAAAATCAAAGCAGACTACTCTCAGCTGCTGGAGGACATGCAGAATGCCTTCCGTACCCTGGAGGACTGa